One Nitrospira sp. ND1 genomic region harbors:
- the pilO gene encoding type 4a pilus biogenesis protein PilO: MANLFKHLQWSGMSRSLLLSCVPLMSVTVLACVLAATNYFYRLSPAQEHLAQVEAAYQTTLRAQAALQAKRKTQEEMRTVKLKLDEVWRGLPTETEFASLALAISELGRSERVTIPGMQYAVERSHADGMPVKASISFSVTGEYAAVYRFIHRLESADSYVVIESLNASRTAKSEKGGASSVVFHVTVATFLRPNPTTGSLS; the protein is encoded by the coding sequence ATGGCGAACTTGTTCAAACACCTGCAGTGGTCGGGGATGAGCCGATCGCTTCTCCTATCCTGCGTACCGCTCATGAGTGTCACGGTATTGGCTTGTGTGCTTGCCGCGACGAACTATTTTTACAGATTGAGCCCTGCGCAGGAGCATCTTGCTCAGGTCGAAGCGGCCTATCAGACCACCTTGCGGGCGCAGGCCGCACTGCAGGCCAAACGCAAGACACAGGAGGAGATGCGAACGGTCAAGCTGAAACTAGACGAGGTCTGGCGGGGCCTTCCGACCGAGACGGAGTTTGCCTCACTGGCGCTCGCCATTTCTGAACTGGGACGCAGCGAGCGAGTGACCATTCCCGGAATGCAATATGCGGTCGAGCGATCGCACGCCGATGGCATGCCGGTGAAGGCGTCGATCTCGTTTTCCGTGACCGGCGAGTATGCGGCGGTCTATCGGTTCATCCACCGATTGGAATCCGCTGATTCCTATGTGGTCATCGAAAGTCTCAACGCGAGTCGAACCGCGAAAAGTGAGAAGGGAGGGGCGTCTTCAGTGGTGTTTCATGTCACGGTCGCGACGTTCTTGCGGCCGAATCCAACGACGGGGAGTCTGTCATGA
- a CDS encoding secretin N-terminal domain-containing protein yields the protein MPLPPLKSWSETTSLILVLTLLAGCASPTVRRAERLAEEGEWDKAVVVYRDALKTDPFDEALKEKLEAAKQQAAVPHYTNGRRALEERRIADALTEFKAALGLDPTKVDHHTGMADALRLKEANDQLHTADKLLNLGRSEEALTAYERAVELDPHLTQALTHITEITAQQRSTKMFGGSSQPISLRFQNAKLKEVFEIVARTAGLNVIFDKEVRDEPITIFLKEMAFDDALNLILNTNGMVAQRVAPETLLIMPNNKQKQAQYQDLLMRTYYLNNAKAKDAVNLLRTMLESKHIYVDEKVNAIVVREEPVKLQLAEKLLFAIDRREPEVELDVEVLEVNRTKSLKYGLNYAKQAGTGLVPTGGSGGISTATTQFTYQQLTSIGPQSYLFTLPASVILDFFKQESDAQTLASPKLRVMNNKSASINVGDKQPILLSTTNVLPGQAATGAVPTTSTVTSIEFKDVGVKLTVEPTINLMNEVMMKIKVEVTRLGDQVTLQAAPEIKQFKFGTRTAETVLMLKDDETVVLAGLIQDEKRKTKSTIPLIGDIPILGDILTSKQDDRVSTEVVLTITPRVVRNMDLPSSAAQAFWSGTENTFATSQLYAPQAIPVSQSPGQSQRPHPAPSSLGSRPDMPAVPPGSGAPATDTGLTAGAGSLHEALPPSGLPTVPNGQGTVPVTTGSAGDLVARATGSLVLRPLDLSAAVGQEFRVDLTALHLEQISEISVTVTFDPKLLEFHRVTPGMVALASRTADGQIMLTLRRDGAVPSGEGLLAMLFFQAKAPGQIPLDLQMLPGKASTAGTDVTGTSRAIIRAR from the coding sequence ATGCCTCTACCACCCTTGAAATCTTGGTCCGAAACTACGTCTCTGATTCTCGTGCTCACGCTGCTGGCCGGCTGTGCCTCACCCACCGTGCGACGCGCGGAACGCCTGGCCGAAGAGGGCGAGTGGGATAAAGCTGTGGTGGTCTACCGGGACGCCCTCAAAACCGACCCCTTCGATGAAGCGCTCAAAGAGAAACTCGAGGCTGCCAAGCAACAGGCGGCGGTCCCCCACTACACCAATGGGCGTCGAGCATTGGAGGAGCGTCGCATCGCCGATGCCCTGACCGAGTTTAAGGCCGCGCTGGGGCTTGATCCGACCAAAGTCGATCACCATACGGGCATGGCGGATGCGCTGCGGCTGAAGGAAGCGAACGACCAACTGCACACGGCCGATAAGCTGCTCAACCTAGGACGCTCCGAGGAGGCTCTCACGGCCTATGAACGAGCGGTCGAACTCGATCCGCATCTGACGCAGGCCCTGACCCACATTACCGAGATCACGGCACAACAGCGCTCCACGAAGATGTTTGGAGGATCCAGCCAGCCCATTTCGTTACGGTTCCAAAACGCCAAGCTGAAAGAGGTCTTCGAAATCGTTGCGAGGACGGCCGGCCTGAATGTGATCTTCGATAAGGAGGTTCGGGACGAACCGATCACAATCTTCCTCAAGGAGATGGCATTCGACGATGCCTTGAACCTCATCCTCAATACCAATGGCATGGTTGCCCAGCGCGTGGCGCCCGAGACGCTGTTGATCATGCCGAACAACAAGCAAAAGCAGGCGCAGTATCAGGATCTCCTGATGCGGACCTACTATCTCAATAACGCCAAGGCGAAAGACGCGGTGAATTTGCTCAGGACCATGCTGGAGAGCAAGCATATCTATGTTGATGAGAAGGTGAATGCGATCGTCGTGCGTGAGGAACCCGTGAAGTTGCAACTCGCTGAGAAATTACTCTTTGCGATCGATCGCCGGGAACCGGAGGTGGAGCTGGACGTCGAGGTGCTGGAGGTCAATCGCACGAAAAGTCTGAAGTACGGACTGAACTATGCCAAACAAGCCGGAACAGGACTGGTCCCGACGGGCGGATCGGGTGGGATCTCCACGGCCACGACGCAGTTTACGTATCAGCAGCTCACCTCCATTGGTCCACAAAGCTATCTGTTTACCTTGCCAGCGAGCGTCATCTTGGACTTTTTCAAACAAGAATCCGATGCCCAGACCCTGGCCTCTCCCAAGCTCCGAGTGATGAACAACAAGTCTGCCTCCATCAACGTCGGCGACAAGCAGCCGATCTTGTTATCCACGACGAACGTGTTGCCAGGCCAAGCCGCAACCGGGGCGGTGCCAACGACTTCGACCGTGACCTCCATTGAGTTCAAGGACGTGGGCGTCAAATTGACCGTCGAACCGACCATCAATTTGATGAACGAAGTGATGATGAAGATCAAGGTCGAGGTGACGCGGTTGGGCGATCAAGTGACCCTGCAGGCCGCGCCGGAGATCAAACAGTTTAAATTCGGTACGCGGACGGCAGAAACGGTCTTGATGTTGAAGGATGACGAAACGGTGGTGCTCGCCGGCCTCATTCAGGACGAAAAACGCAAGACCAAGTCCACGATTCCCCTCATTGGAGACATCCCGATTCTTGGCGACATCCTGACCTCCAAACAGGATGATCGAGTGTCCACGGAGGTCGTGTTGACGATTACGCCTCGCGTGGTTCGCAACATGGATCTCCCGTCCTCGGCCGCCCAGGCCTTTTGGTCGGGGACCGAAAATACCTTCGCGACATCGCAGCTCTATGCTCCGCAAGCGATCCCTGTCTCGCAGTCACCCGGTCAGAGTCAACGGCCGCATCCTGCTCCCAGTTCATTGGGATCGCGGCCAGATATGCCTGCTGTCCCACCGGGTAGCGGGGCCCCAGCAACCGATACGGGGTTGACTGCTGGAGCAGGATCGCTGCACGAGGCACTTCCGCCATCAGGTCTTCCCACCGTGCCAAACGGGCAGGGCACAGTTCCTGTGACCACTGGCTCAGCTGGAGATCTAGTCGCGCGGGCGACTGGATCGCTGGTGCTCCGGCCGTTGGATCTCTCCGCTGCCGTCGGGCAAGAGTTTCGAGTCGATCTGACGGCGTTGCATCTCGAACAGATCAGCGAGATCTCAGTCACTGTGACGTTTGATCCCAAGCTCTTGGAGTTCCATCGAGTGACACCCGGTATGGTGGCACTGGCGTCTCGCACGGCCGACGGCCAGATCATGCTGACGCTTCGCCGCGACGGTGCCGTGCCGTCAGGCGAAGGGCTCCTTGCCATGCTGTTTTTTCAGGCCAAAGCCCCAGGACAGATTCCTCTGGACCTCCAGATGTTGCCCGGGAAGGCCTCGACGGCAGGGACTGATGTTACGGGCACCAGCCGCGCCATCATTCGTGCGCGATGA
- the pilM gene encoding type IV pilus biogenesis protein PilM produces MRPTLFPIRRPRVGISVSASALSLVALRRPWFRRPIVKQVLERPLPSGLLKVSATEPHITDLDAFAQELRALTEGLSERTIALSVPNRAMHMGVFAFDRFPDDPEERAGLIKWRFREDLNLTIGDARVMMQIFPAGTRTQVLAVAVRQTILDQYEDVCARAGLIPVSMGFSHLQLIGLYRRLMKGARRLCVMHWAGDEFMLLLFDQGQPVFLRTRSMTGGTQDLRRELVGTLQYMADQATTSHETGESSFPLYLIGSQSNASITQLLGGEATVKVPGPQGGWQIEVVPLGWDSLPAHLNNQTGSLNGLSAMAAVVG; encoded by the coding sequence ATGAGGCCCACACTCTTTCCCATCCGTCGTCCCCGTGTCGGCATCAGCGTGTCTGCATCCGCACTGAGTCTGGTTGCTCTGCGCCGGCCGTGGTTCCGCAGGCCAATCGTGAAACAGGTATTGGAGCGTCCTTTGCCCAGTGGCTTGCTGAAGGTCTCCGCAACCGAGCCGCACATCACCGATCTGGATGCCTTCGCGCAGGAACTGCGCGCGTTGACCGAAGGGCTCAGCGAGCGGACGATTGCCCTGAGTGTGCCCAATCGCGCGATGCATATGGGGGTGTTTGCGTTCGATCGGTTCCCTGACGATCCCGAAGAGCGAGCAGGCCTGATCAAGTGGCGGTTCCGCGAGGACCTCAACCTGACGATTGGCGACGCTCGGGTGATGATGCAGATCTTCCCCGCCGGGACACGCACCCAGGTGCTGGCTGTGGCGGTGCGTCAGACGATTCTGGATCAATATGAGGACGTCTGTGCACGGGCTGGGCTCATCCCTGTCTCAATGGGATTCTCGCACCTTCAACTCATCGGCCTCTATCGCCGTCTGATGAAGGGCGCTCGACGGCTGTGCGTGATGCACTGGGCAGGGGACGAGTTCATGCTGCTGCTGTTCGATCAGGGGCAGCCAGTGTTTCTTCGCACACGATCAATGACCGGCGGGACGCAGGATCTTCGACGCGAACTGGTCGGAACCCTGCAGTACATGGCGGATCAGGCGACGACTAGCCATGAAACGGGTGAGTCCTCGTTTCCTCTGTACTTGATCGGTAGTCAGTCGAACGCATCGATCACGCAGCTGCTCGGAGGGGAGGCGACGGTGAAGGTGCCGGGCCCTCAGGGTGGATGGCAGATCGAGGTCGTGCCACTGGGATGGGACAGTCTTCCAGCCCATCTCAACAACCAGACGGGATCCTTGAACGGACTCTCGGCGATGGCGGCGGTGGTCGGATGA
- a CDS encoding prepilin-type N-terminal cleavage/methylation domain-containing protein, translated as MIGTLRQGNRGFTLVELMMVVTIVGILATLAIPSFQRSVIKAREGTLKYDLATMRDVLDQYRADKGAYPSALGELVQVGYLKRIPVDPFTHSDQTWQVMADEGESGGIADIHSGSPLVGPEGTPYNTW; from the coding sequence GTGATAGGCACACTCAGACAGGGCAACCGAGGCTTCACCCTCGTCGAACTGATGATGGTGGTGACGATTGTGGGGATTCTCGCGACGTTGGCGATTCCCTCCTTTCAGCGCTCGGTCATCAAGGCACGTGAGGGGACCCTCAAGTATGACTTGGCGACCATGCGTGACGTGCTGGACCAGTATCGGGCCGACAAGGGGGCCTATCCTTCAGCGCTGGGCGAGCTAGTGCAGGTGGGCTATCTCAAGCGGATTCCCGTCGATCCGTTTACCCATTCGGACCAAACCTGGCAGGTGATGGCCGATGAAGGGGAGAGCGGCGGGATCGCCGATATCCACAGTGGCAGTCCGCTCGTCGGACCAGAGGGTACGCCCTATAACACATGGTAG
- a CDS encoding GspE/PulE family protein — protein MPTLVRQATLLDVLVGRGSLTVAQAEQASSGVSGPERQLHASLVANGVISDVQLAQALAEQCGVSYHSLQEFRVDFEAFSFIPIDVMRQFECVPVGEEEGELLLALADPTDVRRLDQIERAVGRSCRILVAPRSAIADSLRESTRNSQVVAKIKDEFRPVLVRENDDGEEVLSVDKVQRDLSPIVQLVDTIILNALQKRASDIHLEPADGVTEIKYRIDGVLYLAMEPLDLRFHNPLVSRIKVMSDLDIAERRVPQDGRFKLRLDKRTIDFRISVIPSAFGESVVIRILAKEEFAAKRNGLHLDSLGLKKEDLDRFRRAITASYGMVLVTGPTGSGKTTTLYAALNEVNTKEDKIITIEDPVEYQLAGVVQIPVNEKKGLTFAKGLRSILRHDPDKIMVGEIRDAETAQIAIQSALTGHLVFSTVHANNAFDVIGRFVNMGIEPYNFVSSLNCIMAQRLVRTICELCKSPHTVSQALCEQLGFDFELFKDRPVYEGKGCLDCHGLGYRGRHAITEFLPLTDRIRELMLDRRPPSEIRRAAVEQGMTDLRQAGVEKVRRGETTMREVNRMTFLG, from the coding sequence ATGCCGACACTGGTTCGACAGGCGACCCTCCTCGATGTGCTGGTAGGCAGGGGCTCTCTCACGGTAGCCCAGGCCGAACAGGCCTCATCGGGGGTATCCGGCCCGGAACGTCAACTCCACGCGTCCTTAGTGGCCAACGGCGTGATTTCTGACGTGCAGCTGGCCCAAGCGCTGGCTGAGCAATGCGGGGTATCGTACCACTCGCTTCAGGAATTCCGCGTGGACTTTGAGGCCTTCTCATTCATCCCCATCGATGTCATGCGGCAGTTTGAATGTGTCCCGGTTGGAGAAGAAGAGGGAGAACTCCTTCTGGCGCTGGCGGATCCCACTGATGTGCGACGGCTTGATCAGATCGAACGGGCGGTTGGGCGAAGCTGTCGGATCCTCGTGGCGCCTCGTTCTGCCATCGCCGATTCGCTACGAGAGAGCACACGGAATAGCCAGGTGGTGGCCAAGATCAAAGATGAATTCCGTCCCGTTCTGGTCCGCGAAAACGATGACGGCGAAGAAGTGCTCTCTGTGGACAAGGTGCAGCGGGATCTGAGTCCGATTGTCCAACTCGTCGATACGATCATCCTGAACGCGCTGCAGAAGCGGGCCAGTGATATTCATCTCGAGCCTGCGGATGGCGTCACGGAGATTAAGTATCGCATCGACGGTGTGTTGTACCTGGCCATGGAGCCATTGGATCTGCGGTTCCACAATCCACTCGTCTCTCGCATCAAAGTCATGTCGGATCTCGATATTGCGGAGCGTCGGGTCCCGCAAGATGGGCGGTTTAAGCTCAGACTCGATAAACGCACCATCGATTTTCGTATCTCTGTGATTCCGAGCGCGTTCGGGGAATCGGTCGTCATTCGTATTCTCGCCAAGGAAGAATTCGCCGCGAAACGGAATGGCCTTCACCTCGACTCGTTGGGATTGAAGAAGGAAGATTTGGACCGCTTTCGCCGTGCCATCACGGCCTCCTATGGCATGGTGTTGGTGACCGGTCCGACCGGAAGTGGCAAGACGACGACGCTCTATGCCGCCCTGAACGAAGTGAACACGAAAGAAGACAAGATCATTACGATCGAAGATCCCGTCGAATATCAATTGGCGGGCGTCGTGCAAATTCCCGTGAATGAGAAGAAGGGGCTCACATTCGCCAAAGGGTTGCGATCGATTCTTCGTCATGATCCGGACAAGATCATGGTGGGGGAGATTCGTGATGCCGAGACGGCGCAAATTGCGATCCAGTCTGCCCTGACCGGCCACTTAGTCTTCTCAACCGTGCACGCCAATAATGCCTTTGATGTGATCGGCCGGTTCGTGAATATGGGGATCGAACCCTATAACTTTGTCTCCTCCCTCAACTGCATCATGGCCCAACGACTGGTCCGCACCATCTGTGAATTGTGTAAGTCCCCCCACACTGTGTCTCAGGCTCTGTGTGAACAACTGGGGTTTGATTTCGAACTCTTCAAGGACCGTCCCGTGTATGAAGGGAAAGGGTGCCTGGACTGTCATGGACTGGGGTATCGCGGTCGCCATGCCATTACAGAGTTTCTGCCCCTCACAGATCGAATCCGAGAACTGATGTTGGATCGGCGGCCGCCGTCTGAGATCAGGCGAGCGGCGGTCGAGCAGGGGATGACCGATTTGCGTCAAGCCGGCGTGGAGAAGGTACGACGAGGGGAGACCACCATGCGAGAAGTCAATCGGATGACATTTTTGGGATAG
- a CDS encoding PilN domain-containing protein, with protein MPHVVFSVTPAAITILRVMQWMAVVVCCTSLAVAFTWWNDSVVMEETATHLDGVVQRLNQANTSRSESMTRDRLTLSLDQIATIKRDVLFVNRLAEKRAFSWSRLLADLETTIPPHMALRTVQLHFQDSTVALHGSAASLQDIHAFMTNLEHHAAFWHAALASHRLEHQESQQARASQASMATPDTMQPGRGVDFQLTVGYRPSW; from the coding sequence GTGCCTCACGTCGTATTCTCGGTCACGCCGGCTGCCATTACCATCCTGCGTGTGATGCAGTGGATGGCCGTCGTCGTGTGCTGTACCTCATTGGCAGTGGCGTTCACGTGGTGGAACGACAGTGTGGTGATGGAGGAGACCGCCACACACCTCGATGGAGTGGTGCAGCGGTTGAATCAGGCCAATACCAGCCGTTCAGAGAGCATGACCCGTGATCGACTGACGTTGTCCCTGGATCAGATCGCGACCATCAAGCGCGATGTATTATTCGTCAATCGGCTCGCCGAGAAGCGGGCGTTCTCATGGTCCCGTTTGTTGGCAGATTTGGAGACCACCATTCCCCCACATATGGCCCTTCGTACCGTTCAATTACACTTTCAGGATTCGACGGTGGCGCTTCACGGATCGGCGGCTTCGCTGCAAGACATCCATGCGTTCATGACCAATTTGGAACACCATGCGGCGTTTTGGCATGCGGCGTTGGCCAGTCATCGCCTTGAGCATCAGGAGAGTCAGCAGGCCCGAGCGTCGCAGGCGAGCATGGCTACGCCGGATACCATGCAACCTGGACGAGGGGTAGACTTTCAGTTGACCGTAGGCTATCGACCGTCGTGGTAA
- a CDS encoding LysM peptidoglycan-binding domain-containing protein: MDRRFRTLTVAVTLIAGGVIPVGCASQRQDHLTSVDTREQVLAVAREREAELSTLRSEMAATRIAAAKKEAELVELRALVAQLRQENADTHQRQLEQRQSVEVRQAEINALKAERDQLLLTKNDQSLKDLKEGLLVLTKQLEDVRQDIGQKASRTSEKAFLAPMGKNYAPSRPAMIPSSLQGTQAQFFDGPASISAISVLAVNTTQSPSNVLRVRVQPGDSLSSLSRKYRTTVSAIQELNHLPTDVIAVGRELLVPVPSPSSIERER; this comes from the coding sequence ATGGACCGTCGTTTTCGGACCCTCACAGTTGCCGTCACGCTGATCGCCGGGGGCGTGATACCGGTGGGATGTGCGAGCCAGCGTCAGGACCACCTGACTTCCGTTGATACACGGGAGCAGGTTCTGGCGGTTGCACGGGAGCGCGAGGCGGAGCTCTCGACGCTCCGGTCTGAGATGGCCGCGACGCGGATCGCCGCGGCCAAAAAAGAAGCCGAATTGGTTGAGCTGCGGGCCCTGGTTGCTCAACTTCGACAAGAAAATGCAGACACTCATCAACGGCAGCTTGAACAGAGGCAATCAGTTGAGGTTCGCCAGGCCGAGATAAATGCCCTCAAAGCGGAGCGGGACCAATTGTTGCTTACGAAGAATGACCAGTCGCTCAAGGATCTCAAGGAGGGGCTGCTGGTGCTCACTAAGCAACTCGAAGACGTACGGCAGGACATCGGCCAGAAGGCTTCACGCACTTCGGAGAAAGCTTTTCTGGCGCCGATGGGAAAAAATTATGCACCATCGCGACCAGCGATGATTCCATCGTCCCTGCAAGGGACTCAAGCTCAATTCTTTGACGGTCCGGCTTCCATATCAGCCATCTCGGTGTTGGCCGTCAATACCACCCAGTCTCCATCAAATGTGCTTCGGGTTCGCGTGCAGCCAGGAGACTCCTTGTCGAGCCTGTCGCGTAAGTATCGCACCACCGTGTCAGCGATTCAGGAGCTCAATCATTTGCCGACAGATGTGATCGCCGTCGGTCGAGAATTGCTCGTGCCGGTTCCAAGCCCTTCATCCATTGAACGGGAGCGTTAA